A part of Curtobacterium sp. MCLR17_036 genomic DNA contains:
- a CDS encoding RbtT/DalT/CsbX family MFS transporter, which yields MSEPRTTRTSTLTPPNGVTATESGTAAPPSAAAAPARQGLLARLGIPHPLRWGFLGVLVFMTGDGIESNFIAPHIAGTLGSGGSDSAAMVIGLYGVAVLVASYAAGVLSELWGPRRVMTVGAVLWVVFQVAFLAALSTGSVGLIALTYFLRGLGFPLFAFSFLCWVNHTVARERNATAVGWFYVVFTGGLPTLGSLIAIGSIPAFGGGQRGETGSMALSLLFVAAGWAIVRFGVHEPTGLGRIAPRSLSAARVLASGIEVCVKRPKVLLAVLIRLVNTAPEFGMFVIMPTVIGTELGWGQSKWLTMTVIVYAGNILFNAFFGALGDRIGWIRTVKWFGIAASAVGLLAWWYVPHLVPAGSEWGFWLATAAGTVFGIMLAGFTPMGAIVPAFAGEDRRGAAMAMYATAAGGATFLGNAVVSAVLPWGGAAGVVWTFVGLYVVAFVVLSFLKVPERAVAAGH from the coding sequence ATGTCGGAACCCCGCACCACCCGCACCAGCACCCTCACGCCGCCGAACGGCGTGACCGCAACCGAGTCCGGCACCGCCGCGCCACCGTCAGCAGCAGCAGCACCCGCCCGCCAGGGACTCCTCGCCCGCCTCGGCATCCCGCACCCGCTGCGCTGGGGCTTCCTCGGCGTCCTCGTCTTCATGACCGGCGACGGCATCGAGTCGAACTTCATCGCGCCGCACATCGCAGGGACCCTCGGATCCGGCGGCTCCGACAGTGCCGCGATGGTGATCGGCCTGTACGGCGTCGCGGTCCTCGTCGCGTCGTACGCCGCCGGCGTGCTGTCGGAGCTCTGGGGTCCGCGCCGGGTGATGACCGTCGGCGCCGTGCTCTGGGTCGTGTTCCAGGTCGCGTTCCTCGCGGCGCTGTCCACCGGGTCGGTCGGACTGATCGCGCTGACGTACTTCCTGCGCGGGCTCGGCTTCCCGTTGTTCGCGTTCTCGTTCCTCTGCTGGGTGAACCACACGGTCGCCCGCGAGCGGAACGCCACCGCCGTCGGTTGGTTCTACGTCGTGTTCACGGGCGGTCTGCCGACGCTCGGCTCGCTCATCGCGATCGGCTCGATCCCGGCGTTCGGCGGCGGTCAGCGGGGCGAGACGGGCTCGATGGCGCTGTCGCTCCTGTTCGTCGCGGCCGGCTGGGCGATCGTCCGGTTCGGTGTCCACGAGCCGACCGGCCTCGGCCGGATCGCGCCGCGCTCGCTCTCCGCCGCCCGGGTGCTCGCCAGCGGCATCGAGGTCTGCGTCAAGCGACCGAAGGTCCTGCTCGCCGTGCTCATCCGGCTCGTGAACACGGCACCGGAGTTCGGCATGTTCGTGATCATGCCAACGGTGATCGGCACGGAACTCGGCTGGGGACAGTCGAAGTGGCTCACGATGACCGTCATCGTCTACGCCGGCAACATCCTGTTCAACGCGTTCTTCGGCGCCCTCGGCGACCGCATCGGCTGGATCCGCACCGTCAAGTGGTTCGGCATCGCGGCCTCGGCCGTCGGGCTGCTCGCCTGGTGGTACGTGCCGCACCTCGTGCCTGCCGGGTCGGAGTGGGGCTTCTGGCTCGCCACGGCGGCGGGCACCGTGTTCGGCATCATGCTCGCCGGCTTCACGCCGATGGGCGCCATCGTCCCCGCCTTCGCCGGCGAGGACCGCCGCGGCGCCGCGATGGCCATGTACGCCACGGCGGCCGGGGGAGCGACCTTCCTCGGCAACGCCGTCGTCAGCGCCGTGCTGCCGTGGGGCGGCGCCGCGGGCGTCGTGTGGACGTTCGTCGGTCTCTACGTCGTCGCCTTCGTCGTGCTGTCGTTCCTCAAGGTGCCGGAGCGGGCGGTCGCGGCCGGCCACTGA
- a CDS encoding 50S ribosomal protein L25/general stress protein Ctc: MADYTKLAADVRTKFGKGAARKLRAADKIPAVVYGHGTEPKHISLPGHETMLLVRTANAVVDLDIEGTAQLALVKDVQRDPVRQIIEHIDLVVLRRGEKVTVDVPVVVEGESFSGTIHVQDLNTVSLLVLATDIPEHVTVDVEGLEDGAQITAAQLELPEGAELETDGEALVVQIVTPRGTADDDAADEASAEAGAEAGAEGGSEPVSE, encoded by the coding sequence ATGGCCGACTACACCAAGCTCGCAGCGGACGTCCGCACCAAGTTCGGCAAGGGTGCTGCGCGCAAGCTCCGCGCCGCCGACAAGATCCCCGCCGTCGTCTACGGCCACGGCACCGAGCCGAAGCACATCTCGCTGCCCGGCCACGAGACCATGCTGCTCGTCCGTACCGCGAACGCGGTCGTCGACCTCGACATCGAGGGCACCGCGCAGCTCGCCCTCGTCAAGGACGTCCAGCGTGACCCGGTGCGCCAGATCATCGAGCACATCGACCTCGTGGTCCTGCGCCGCGGCGAGAAGGTCACGGTCGACGTGCCCGTCGTGGTCGAGGGCGAGTCCTTCTCCGGCACCATCCACGTGCAGGACCTCAACACGGTCTCGCTGCTCGTGCTCGCCACGGACATCCCGGAGCACGTCACCGTGGACGTCGAGGGCCTCGAGGACGGCGCGCAGATCACCGCCGCCCAGCTCGAACTCCCCGAGGGCGCCGAGCTCGAGACCGACGGCGAGGCGCTCGTCGTCCAGATCGTCACCCCGCGCGGCACCGCCGACGACGACGCCGCCGACGAGGCCTCGGCCGAGGCCGGCGCCGAAGCCGGTGCCGAGGGCGGCTCCGAGCCGGTCTCCGAGTAA
- the pth gene encoding aminoacyl-tRNA hydrolase, with product MTGETLVVVGLGNPGPGYAGNRHNVGQMVLDELASRMGATFKKHKTPNQVAEGRLVPGGTRLVLAKPASFMNTSGGPVSSVLGFYSATPADLVVVHDELDLPFDTVRLKGSGGHGGHNGLRDIIKATGTNEFTRVRVGIGRPPGRQDPADYVLRDFAAAEKKTLPILLADAADAVEAIAEVGLLAAQQRVHAPS from the coding sequence ATGACGGGCGAGACGCTCGTCGTGGTCGGGCTCGGGAACCCTGGGCCCGGCTACGCCGGCAACCGCCACAACGTCGGCCAGATGGTCCTCGACGAACTCGCGTCCCGCATGGGAGCGACGTTCAAGAAGCACAAGACGCCGAACCAGGTCGCCGAGGGGCGCCTGGTGCCCGGCGGCACGCGACTCGTGCTGGCGAAGCCAGCGTCGTTCATGAACACCTCGGGCGGTCCGGTCTCCTCGGTGCTCGGGTTCTACAGCGCCACCCCGGCCGACCTCGTCGTCGTGCACGACGAGCTCGACCTGCCGTTCGACACCGTCCGTCTCAAGGGCAGCGGCGGGCACGGCGGGCACAACGGCCTGCGGGACATCATCAAGGCCACCGGCACGAACGAGTTCACCCGCGTGCGGGTCGGCATCGGTCGGCCGCCCGGTCGGCAGGACCCCGCCGACTACGTGCTGCGCGACTTCGCCGCAGCCGAGAAGAAGACCCTGCCGATCCTGCTGGCGGACGCCGCGGACGCGGTCGAGGCGATCGCCGAGGTCGGCCTGCTCGCCGCGCAGCAGCGCGTGCACGCTCCGTCCTGA
- the mfd gene encoding transcription-repair coupling factor, translated as MTISGIIPALSRASAFDRVLRAAPRDADFSVVDGLRVPLLGALIAERTGPQCVLVITATGREAEAVRDALAAYVPDADVLEFPAWETLPHERLSPSAQTVGTRIATLRRLAAWSDASAADRRTTVVVASVRAALQPIAGNLTSLAPVVLRTDSRGNDLAAIAAQLVDMAYARVDLVTRRGEFAVRGGILDVFPPTADHPVRVDFFGDEIEAIKAFSVADQRTTEDDLGSVELTASRELLLSDDVKQRAREMLHEFPNLSQMLAKIAEGIPVEGMESLAPALVQDLVPMTSYLPEDATIAVFSPERVNGRANSLAETNTEFLQAAWTAAVAGAQAPIDLDAGNFLTVQQLKNTRGQRTWWTVSPFDSGLDEGDRDRVLTDAEAADEAGEYIRVRAESVPSFAGSADGAVSHVKALTDDGWAVVVTAQGQGLVERAVQVLADAGVAARAEAVTAPPEPGVAVVTTAAVEHGFAVPDPRIVVLSEAEFYGRSVQQGARTVKKLASRRKNVVDPLQLKPGDVVVHATHGIGKFVELVSREVSSGGRNAVKTQREYLVLEYAPSKRNYPGDKLFVPTDQLDQLSRYVGGESPTLSKMGGSDWSAAKSKARKAVRDIAVDLVKLYSARMASKGHAFGPDTPWQRELEEAFPFAETADQLTTIDEIKRDMERPIPMDRLLSGDVGYGKTEVAIRAAFKAVQDGKQVVMLVPTTLLVRQHMETFQERFAGFPVHLRALSRFQTEKESKETIAGLADGTVDIVIATHRILSQGITFKDVGLVIIDEEQRFGVEHKDQLKKFKTNVDVLAMSATPIPRSLEMAVTGIREMSTLATPPEDRHPILTFVGPQSDLQVAAAIRRELLREGQVFYVHNRVKDIQSVAAHLAEIVPDARIAVAHGQMSESTLEQVMVDFWERRFDVLVSTTIIETGLDIANANTLIIDKADKYGLSQLHQLRGRVGRGRERGYAYFLYDSEKPLSETAQDRLETIAANNELGAGMQVAMKDLEIRGAGNLLGGEQSGHIAGVGFDLYLRMIGEAVSQFRGDVAEGQTELRLEIPVDAHIPEDYVESERLRLEAYQKLSAASAPTAQPDAIDMVLDELTDRYGQPPQAVQTLVEVSRLRRMAQQVGLSDVVVMGSNLRVAGKELADSSQVRLKRMFPGARWFPQQNATSIPMPRPHDQALPDDALIRWVESILTAVYGATTPAEAPAA; from the coding sequence GTGACGATCTCGGGCATCATCCCTGCGCTCTCGCGCGCCTCCGCGTTCGATCGCGTGCTCCGCGCCGCGCCTCGTGACGCCGACTTCTCGGTCGTCGACGGGTTGCGCGTCCCCCTGCTCGGCGCCCTGATCGCCGAGCGCACCGGTCCGCAGTGCGTCCTCGTGATCACCGCCACGGGGCGCGAGGCCGAGGCCGTCCGCGACGCCCTCGCCGCCTACGTGCCCGACGCCGACGTCCTCGAGTTCCCGGCGTGGGAGACCCTGCCGCACGAGCGCCTCAGCCCGAGCGCGCAGACCGTGGGGACGCGCATCGCGACGCTCCGCAGGCTCGCCGCGTGGTCCGACGCGAGCGCGGCCGACCGGCGCACCACGGTCGTCGTGGCGAGCGTCCGCGCGGCCCTCCAGCCGATCGCCGGCAACCTGACCTCGCTCGCCCCGGTCGTCCTCCGGACGGACTCGCGCGGCAACGACCTGGCCGCCATCGCGGCACAGCTCGTGGACATGGCGTACGCGCGGGTCGACCTCGTCACCCGCCGCGGTGAGTTCGCGGTCCGCGGTGGCATCCTCGACGTCTTCCCGCCGACGGCCGACCACCCGGTGCGCGTCGACTTCTTCGGCGACGAGATCGAGGCCATCAAGGCGTTCTCCGTGGCCGACCAGCGCACGACCGAGGACGACCTCGGCTCGGTCGAGCTGACCGCGTCCCGCGAGCTCCTGCTCAGCGACGACGTCAAGCAGCGCGCCCGCGAGATGCTGCACGAGTTCCCGAACCTGTCGCAGATGCTCGCGAAGATCGCCGAGGGCATCCCGGTCGAGGGCATGGAGTCCCTCGCCCCCGCACTCGTGCAGGACCTGGTGCCGATGACCTCCTACCTGCCGGAGGACGCCACCATCGCGGTGTTCTCGCCCGAGCGGGTGAACGGTCGCGCGAACAGCCTGGCCGAGACGAACACCGAGTTCCTGCAGGCCGCGTGGACCGCCGCGGTCGCCGGCGCCCAGGCCCCGATCGACCTCGACGCGGGCAACTTCCTGACGGTGCAGCAGCTCAAGAACACCCGCGGGCAGCGCACCTGGTGGACCGTGTCGCCGTTCGACTCCGGGCTCGACGAGGGCGACCGCGACCGGGTCCTCACCGACGCCGAAGCCGCGGACGAGGCCGGCGAGTACATCCGCGTCCGGGCCGAGTCCGTGCCGAGCTTCGCGGGCAGCGCCGACGGTGCGGTCTCGCACGTCAAGGCGCTGACCGACGACGGGTGGGCGGTCGTGGTGACAGCGCAGGGCCAGGGCCTGGTCGAGCGGGCGGTGCAGGTCCTCGCCGACGCGGGGGTCGCCGCGCGTGCTGAAGCCGTGACGGCGCCGCCGGAGCCCGGCGTCGCCGTCGTGACGACCGCCGCGGTCGAGCACGGGTTCGCCGTCCCGGACCCGCGCATCGTGGTGCTCAGCGAGGCCGAGTTCTACGGCCGCAGCGTCCAGCAGGGCGCCCGCACCGTCAAGAAGCTCGCGAGCCGGCGCAAGAACGTCGTCGACCCGCTGCAGCTCAAGCCGGGCGACGTCGTCGTGCACGCGACGCACGGCATCGGCAAGTTCGTCGAGCTCGTCAGCCGCGAGGTCAGTTCGGGCGGCCGCAACGCCGTGAAGACGCAGCGCGAGTACCTCGTGCTCGAGTACGCGCCGTCGAAGCGCAACTACCCGGGCGACAAGCTCTTCGTGCCGACCGACCAGCTCGACCAGCTGTCACGGTACGTCGGCGGCGAGTCCCCGACCCTGTCGAAGATGGGCGGCTCGGACTGGTCCGCCGCCAAGTCGAAGGCGCGCAAGGCGGTCCGCGACATCGCCGTCGACCTCGTCAAGCTGTACTCGGCGCGGATGGCGTCGAAGGGGCACGCGTTCGGCCCGGACACCCCGTGGCAGCGCGAGCTGGAAGAGGCGTTCCCGTTCGCCGAGACCGCCGACCAGCTCACGACGATCGACGAGATCAAGCGCGACATGGAGCGGCCGATCCCGATGGACCGCCTGCTGTCCGGCGACGTCGGCTACGGCAAGACCGAGGTCGCGATCCGTGCAGCGTTCAAGGCGGTGCAGGACGGCAAGCAGGTCGTCATGCTCGTGCCGACGACGCTGCTCGTCCGCCAGCACATGGAGACGTTCCAGGAGCGCTTCGCCGGGTTCCCCGTGCACCTGCGCGCGCTGAGCCGGTTCCAGACCGAGAAGGAGTCGAAGGAGACCATCGCCGGCCTCGCCGACGGCACGGTCGACATCGTCATCGCGACCCACCGGATCCTGTCGCAGGGCATCACCTTCAAGGACGTCGGGCTCGTCATCATCGACGAGGAACAGCGGTTCGGCGTCGAGCACAAGGACCAGCTCAAGAAGTTCAAGACGAACGTCGACGTCCTGGCGATGTCGGCGACCCCGATCCCGCGCTCGCTCGAGATGGCGGTCACGGGCATCCGCGAGATGTCGACGCTCGCCACTCCGCCGGAGGACCGCCACCCGATCCTGACCTTCGTCGGACCGCAGTCCGACCTGCAGGTGGCGGCGGCGATCCGCCGCGAGCTGCTGCGCGAGGGCCAGGTGTTCTACGTGCACAACCGCGTGAAGGACATCCAGTCGGTCGCCGCGCACCTGGCCGAGATCGTGCCGGACGCCCGCATCGCCGTGGCGCACGGGCAGATGTCGGAGAGCACCCTCGAGCAGGTCATGGTCGACTTCTGGGAGCGCCGCTTCGACGTCCTCGTCTCGACGACGATCATCGAGACCGGCCTCGACATCGCGAACGCGAACACGCTCATCATCGACAAGGCGGACAAGTACGGCCTGTCCCAGCTCCACCAGCTGCGCGGTCGTGTCGGCCGTGGGCGGGAGCGCGGGTACGCGTACTTCCTCTACGACTCCGAGAAGCCGCTGTCCGAGACCGCGCAGGACCGCCTCGAGACCATCGCCGCGAACAACGAGCTCGGTGCGGGCATGCAGGTCGCCATGAAGGACCTCGAGATCCGCGGCGCCGGCAACCTGCTCGGCGGGGAGCAGTCCGGCCACATCGCGGGCGTCGGGTTCGACCTGTACCTGCGGATGATCGGCGAGGCGGTGTCGCAGTTCCGCGGCGACGTCGCCGAGGGGCAGACCGAGCTCCGGCTCGAGATCCCCGTCGACGCGCACATCCCCGAGGACTACGTCGAGTCCGAGCGGCTCCGGCTCGAGGCGTACCAGAAGCTCTCGGCGGCCTCGGCCCCGACGGCGCAGCCGGACGCGATCGACATGGTGCTCGACGAGCTCACCGACCGCTACGGGCAGCCGCCGCAGGCCGTGCAGACCCTGGTCGAGGTCTCCCGCCTCCGCCGGATGGCGCAGCAGGTCGGTCTGTCCGACGTCGTCGTGATGGGCTCAAACCTGCGGGTCGCCGGCAAGGAGCTCGCCGACTCGTCACAGGTGCGCCTCAAGCGCATGTTCCCGGGTGCGCGCTGGTTCCCGCAGCAGAACGCGACGAGCATCCCGATGCCGCGCCCGCACGACCAGGCACTGCCGGACGACGCCCTCATCCGGTGGGTGGAGAGCATCCTCACCGCCGTGTACGGGGCGACGACCCCGGCAGAGGCGCCGGCCGCGTAG
- the nhaA gene encoding Na+/H+ antiporter NhaA — protein sequence MSSLVRSPRFSAVALLTAAVLGLVVANSPVGPGLERLLDAHLPLGALGLDLSIAHWISDGLLAVFFLLVAIELKQELVDGELSNPKTAIVPAIAAVGGVLVPAGVFLLVTAGTPFTHGWPIPTATDIAFALGVLAMFGRGLPSGIRVFLLALAVLDDLIAIVIIAVVFAHDTDFLALAGAVVALAAFWLLGRMLRPGRSGQTLIIVAMVLVSLVTWWLVYHSGVHATIAGVALGLVLPRRPGHTLHENVEPWSNAIVLPLFAFASAAVVIPAVGISELSPTFWAVVLALPVGKVVGITLFGVVATRIFRSPGRSSLSFFSIITVGVLGGIGFTVSLLMNELAFARDPEVLDEGVLAVLVGSGIAIVASAVVVTLRARAYRGRRELSEAEATE from the coding sequence ATGTCGTCCCTCGTCCGCTCCCCCCGCTTCAGCGCCGTCGCGCTCCTCACCGCCGCCGTGCTCGGCCTGGTGGTGGCGAACTCCCCCGTCGGTCCCGGCCTCGAACGGCTGCTCGACGCGCACCTGCCGCTGGGTGCGCTCGGCCTCGACCTGTCGATCGCGCACTGGATCAGCGACGGGCTGCTCGCGGTGTTCTTCCTGCTCGTCGCCATCGAGCTCAAGCAGGAGCTCGTCGACGGCGAGCTGTCGAACCCCAAGACCGCGATCGTCCCCGCCATCGCGGCGGTCGGCGGGGTGCTCGTGCCGGCGGGGGTGTTCCTGCTCGTCACCGCGGGCACGCCGTTCACCCACGGCTGGCCGATCCCCACGGCGACGGACATCGCGTTCGCGCTCGGTGTCCTGGCGATGTTCGGCCGCGGGCTGCCGTCCGGCATCCGGGTGTTCCTGCTCGCGCTGGCCGTGCTCGACGACCTCATCGCGATCGTCATCATCGCCGTCGTGTTCGCCCACGACACCGACTTCCTGGCCCTCGCGGGTGCTGTGGTCGCGCTCGCGGCGTTCTGGCTGCTCGGCCGCATGCTCCGTCCGGGGCGGAGCGGGCAGACGCTGATCATCGTGGCGATGGTCCTGGTGAGCCTCGTCACGTGGTGGCTCGTGTACCACTCCGGCGTGCACGCCACGATCGCCGGCGTCGCGCTCGGCCTCGTGCTCCCCCGCCGCCCAGGTCACACCCTGCACGAGAACGTCGAGCCGTGGTCGAACGCCATCGTGCTGCCGCTGTTCGCCTTCGCCTCGGCCGCGGTCGTCATCCCCGCGGTCGGCATCAGCGAGCTCTCCCCCACGTTCTGGGCGGTCGTCCTCGCCCTGCCGGTCGGCAAGGTGGTCGGCATCACGCTGTTCGGCGTGGTCGCCACGCGGATCTTCCGGTCGCCCGGCCGCTCGTCGCTGTCGTTCTTCTCGATCATCACCGTCGGCGTGCTCGGCGGCATCGGCTTCACGGTCTCGCTGCTCATGAACGAGCTCGCCTTCGCCCGCGACCCGGAGGTGCTCGACGAGGGCGTCCTGGCCGTGCTCGTCGGTTCGGGGATCGCGATCGTCGCTTCGGCGGTCGTGGTCACGCTGCGGGCGCGGGCGTACCGCGGCCGTCGGGAGCTGTCCGAGGCCGAGGCGACCGAGTAG
- a CDS encoding MazG family protein has protein sequence MTAVPDLVTVVDRLLAEDGGCVWNRAQTHASLARYAVEESYELVDAIDDGDPEDVREELGDLLYQVVLHAGIAARAGDFTLEDVAAGVRDKMTRRHPHVFGDETADTVDEVVRVWRAAKAAEKSARRSAFDGVPRAMPPLERAVKLLERLDERGDADAVVASVTSVDPVAPVAPVAPVAPVAPVAPLGREARGASASSVASDAGAVDTAWGSAVLGQVASAVRDGIDPVASLRSAVAALEEAGRRAE, from the coding sequence ATGACCGCCGTACCGGACCTCGTCACCGTCGTCGACCGCCTGCTCGCCGAGGACGGAGGCTGCGTCTGGAACCGCGCGCAGACCCACGCGTCGCTCGCCCGCTACGCCGTCGAGGAGTCGTACGAACTCGTCGACGCGATCGACGACGGCGACCCCGAGGACGTCCGCGAGGAACTCGGCGACCTGCTGTACCAGGTGGTGCTCCACGCCGGCATCGCCGCCCGCGCCGGTGACTTCACCCTCGAGGACGTCGCCGCCGGCGTCCGCGACAAGATGACCCGACGACACCCGCACGTGTTCGGCGACGAGACGGCGGACACCGTCGACGAGGTCGTCCGCGTCTGGCGCGCGGCCAAGGCCGCCGAGAAGTCCGCGCGACGGAGCGCCTTCGACGGGGTGCCGCGGGCGATGCCGCCCCTCGAGCGGGCGGTGAAGCTGCTCGAACGGCTCGACGAGCGCGGTGACGCCGACGCCGTGGTCGCGTCGGTCACGTCGGTCGACCCGGTTGCGCCGGTTGCGCCGGTCGCGCCGGTCGCGCCGGTTGCGCCGGTTGCGCCGCTCGGCCGGGAGGCCCGGGGCGCGTCGGCCTCGTCGGTCGCGTCGGACGCGGGTGCGGTCGACACCGCGTGGGGGAGTGCCGTGCTCGGACAGGTCGCGTCCGCGGTGCGGGACGGCATCGACCCGGTCGCCAGCCTGCGCTCGGCTGTGGCGGCGCTCGAGGAAGCGGGCCGCCGGGCGGAGTGA
- the hisS gene encoding histidine--tRNA ligase: MATSVTAPRGMRDFLPADKARREHVLGVVRDVYARHGFDEIETPVVEDADRLHSGLGGDNEKLAFAVMKRGLGVEDLRAAEAPLDLADLGLRFDLTVPLARFYASHRAELPSVFRSVQIAPVWRAERPQKGRYRQFVQCDIDVLGEPGQLAEIELIGATTAALDALGVTGTTIRINDRRILLSLLASWGITEPQAADRALITIDKLDKIGPDGVAAELRGTVGQELPGLEDTIRALEAADWSSVEGATWLDADAYADLLRLRTALPGVDLRFDPTLVRGMGYYTGTIFEVAHPDFGYSLGGGGRYDGMIGRFLGQDVPAVGFSLGFERLVDLVTLPESAESDAVVLVHDKDVDPVRLAALKTEALASHRRVRLERRTKNMKNLLAGLSAQGFSAFATIGADTDSLQGVEFRPLD; the protein is encoded by the coding sequence ATGGCGACCTCCGTGACGGCTCCTCGTGGCATGCGTGACTTCCTCCCGGCCGACAAGGCGCGGCGTGAGCACGTGCTCGGCGTGGTGCGCGACGTCTACGCGCGGCACGGCTTCGACGAGATCGAGACGCCGGTGGTAGAGGACGCCGACCGCCTGCACTCCGGGCTCGGCGGCGACAACGAGAAGCTCGCGTTCGCGGTGATGAAGCGCGGCCTCGGTGTCGAGGACCTCCGTGCCGCCGAGGCGCCCCTCGACCTCGCCGACCTGGGCCTGCGCTTCGACCTCACCGTGCCGCTCGCGCGGTTCTACGCGTCGCACCGGGCCGAGCTGCCGAGCGTGTTCCGCTCGGTCCAGATCGCCCCTGTGTGGCGCGCCGAGCGGCCGCAGAAGGGTCGCTACCGCCAGTTCGTGCAGTGCGACATCGACGTCCTCGGCGAGCCCGGGCAGCTCGCCGAGATCGAGCTCATCGGCGCGACGACGGCCGCCCTCGACGCACTCGGCGTCACCGGGACGACGATCCGGATCAACGACCGACGCATCCTGCTCTCGCTGCTCGCCTCGTGGGGCATCACCGAGCCGCAGGCCGCCGACCGCGCCCTCATCACGATCGACAAGCTCGACAAGATCGGTCCCGACGGCGTCGCTGCGGAACTCCGCGGCACCGTGGGGCAGGAACTGCCGGGGCTCGAGGACACCATCCGCGCACTCGAAGCCGCCGACTGGTCCTCGGTCGAGGGCGCGACGTGGCTCGACGCCGACGCGTACGCCGACCTGCTGCGCCTGCGCACCGCACTGCCCGGCGTCGACCTGCGGTTCGACCCGACGCTCGTGCGTGGCATGGGCTACTACACGGGGACCATCTTCGAGGTGGCGCACCCCGACTTCGGCTACAGCCTGGGCGGTGGCGGTCGGTACGACGGCATGATCGGCCGGTTCCTCGGCCAGGACGTCCCGGCGGTCGGTTTCTCGCTCGGCTTCGAGCGGCTCGTCGACCTCGTCACCCTGCCCGAGTCGGCGGAGTCCGACGCGGTCGTGCTCGTCCACGACAAGGACGTCGACCCGGTCCGGCTCGCCGCGCTGAAGACCGAGGCCCTCGCCTCCCACCGACGCGTGCGGCTCGAACGGCGCACCAAGAACATGAAGAACCTGCTCGCCGGGCTCTCCGCGCAGGGGTTCTCGGCGTTCGCGACGATCGGTGCCGACACCGACTCGCTGCAGGGCGTCGAGTTCCGCCCGCTCGACTGA
- the eno gene encoding phosphopyruvate hydratase — protein sequence MALIDAVGAREVLDSRGNPTVEVEVLLDDGVVSRALVPSGASTGAFEAYELRDGDASRYGGKGVLKAVDAVLDEIGPALEGFDATDQRLVDAALIELDGTENKSRLGANAILGASLAVARAAADSADLPLFRYLGGPNAHTLPVPLMNVVNGGAHADTNVDIQEFFLVPYGAESFSEALRWGVETYHALKGELKKQGLATGLGDEGGFAPELASNRAALDFLLTAIEKAGYTPGKDIAVGLDVASTEFFHDGKYSFEGKQLSSQEFTSYFAELVANYPLVTIEDPLAEDDWEGWSHLTAELGDKVQIVGDDLFVTNPKRLQRGIDERAANSILVKVNQIGTLTETLDAVSLAHRHGLTSILSHRSGETEDTTIADIAVAVDGGQIKTGAPARSDRVAKYNQLLRIEEELGDAAVYAGRSAFPRAAAL from the coding sequence GTGGCCCTGATCGATGCCGTAGGCGCACGCGAAGTCCTCGATTCCCGAGGCAACCCGACGGTCGAGGTCGAGGTCCTCCTCGACGACGGCGTCGTGTCCCGCGCGCTCGTCCCCTCCGGTGCCTCCACCGGCGCCTTCGAAGCGTACGAGCTGCGCGACGGCGATGCCTCGCGCTACGGCGGCAAGGGCGTCCTCAAGGCCGTCGACGCCGTCCTCGACGAGATCGGCCCGGCGCTCGAGGGCTTCGACGCCACCGACCAGCGTCTCGTCGACGCCGCGCTCATCGAGCTCGACGGCACCGAGAACAAGTCCCGTCTCGGCGCGAACGCGATCCTCGGCGCCTCGCTGGCCGTCGCCCGCGCCGCCGCGGACTCGGCCGACCTGCCGCTGTTCCGCTACCTCGGCGGCCCGAACGCGCACACGCTCCCCGTGCCGCTCATGAACGTCGTCAACGGCGGTGCCCACGCGGACACCAACGTCGACATCCAGGAGTTCTTCCTCGTGCCCTACGGCGCCGAGTCCTTCTCCGAGGCGCTCCGTTGGGGCGTCGAGACCTACCACGCCCTCAAGGGCGAGCTGAAGAAGCAGGGCCTCGCGACCGGCCTCGGCGACGAGGGCGGCTTCGCGCCGGAGCTCGCCTCGAACCGCGCGGCGCTCGACTTCCTGCTCACCGCGATCGAGAAGGCCGGCTACACCCCGGGCAAGGACATCGCCGTCGGCCTCGACGTCGCCTCCACCGAGTTCTTCCACGACGGCAAGTACTCGTTCGAGGGCAAGCAGCTCTCGAGCCAGGAGTTCACCTCGTACTTCGCCGAGCTCGTCGCGAACTACCCGCTCGTGACCATCGAGGACCCGCTGGCCGAGGACGACTGGGAGGGCTGGTCGCACCTGACCGCCGAGCTCGGCGACAAGGTCCAGATCGTCGGCGACGACCTGTTCGTCACCAACCCCAAGCGTCTGCAGCGCGGTATCGACGAGCGCGCCGCGAACTCTATCCTCGTGAAGGTCAACCAGATCGGCACGCTCACCGAGACGCTCGACGCCGTCTCGCTCGCGCACCGTCACGGCCTGACCTCGATCCTGTCGCACCGCTCCGGCGAGACCGAGGACACCACGATCGCGGACATCGCGGTCGCGGTCGACGGCGGCCAGATCAAGACCGGTGCACCGGCCCGTTCGGACCGCGTCGCGAAGTACAACCAGCTCCTCCGCATCGAGGAAGAGCTCGGCGACGCCGCGGTGTACGCCGGTCGCTCGGCCTTCCCGCGGGCTGCCGCGCTCTAG